A genome region from Archaeoglobus fulgidus DSM 4304 includes the following:
- a CDS encoding sensor histidine kinase, whose translation MDESFGLLLESMPEAVVVVNREGEITYCNSKARRILGKDVVSLKVWEIEGLESGEKMRDFIKSLASGRYTKKREVFEFTAGRKIFYLSIYATELLDGSGFILTFRDITPIVESSRRIEELNDVLRLINKLLRHDILNKVTIARANIEILSDEIKSERIPVALEALDEVVELIERARAFEQTLTSGELVEIRLGDVVKEVAEDFSVRGLKVRVEGDATVLADKAIYSVLTNLLENSLKHGKSTEVEIRVEKRGNFAVMVVRDDGKGLPEEVIDRIFEEGFTHGDSAGSGLGLYIVKKVIERYGGEVRACNDGGAVFEIKLKLAT comes from the coding sequence ATGGATGAATCCTTCGGGCTCCTGCTGGAGAGCATGCCGGAGGCAGTTGTTGTGGTAAACCGGGAAGGAGAGATTACCTACTGCAACTCGAAGGCAAGAAGAATCCTTGGAAAAGATGTTGTTTCATTGAAAGTCTGGGAAATTGAGGGACTTGAAAGTGGAGAAAAAATGCGAGATTTCATCAAAAGTCTGGCGAGCGGAAGGTACACCAAAAAAAGAGAAGTTTTTGAGTTCACCGCCGGCAGGAAGATATTTTACCTCTCAATCTACGCAACAGAGCTTCTTGACGGCTCAGGATTCATACTCACATTCAGAGACATAACCCCAATCGTTGAGTCGAGCAGAAGAATTGAGGAGCTAAACGATGTGCTGAGGCTCATCAACAAGCTGCTCAGGCACGACATTCTCAACAAGGTGACCATTGCGAGGGCAAACATAGAAATTCTGTCTGATGAAATAAAATCTGAAAGAATTCCGGTGGCTCTGGAGGCTCTGGATGAGGTGGTTGAGCTTATCGAAAGGGCGAGAGCCTTCGAGCAAACGCTGACCAGCGGAGAACTCGTCGAAATCAGGCTGGGAGATGTCGTTAAAGAGGTGGCGGAGGATTTCAGCGTGAGGGGTTTGAAGGTTAGAGTCGAGGGTGACGCCACCGTTCTCGCGGACAAGGCGATATACTCGGTCCTTACAAACCTCCTTGAGAACTCGCTGAAGCACGGAAAAAGCACGGAGGTTGAGATAAGGGTGGAAAAGAGGGGAAATTTTGCTGTTATGGTGGTGAGGGACGACGGCAAAGGCCTGCCTGAAGAGGTAATCGACAGGATTTTCGAGGAGGGTTTCACCCACGGGGACTCGGCAGGAAGTGGTCTTGGACTCTACATCGTGAAGAAGGTAATAGAGAGGTACGGAGGAGAGGTAAGAGCCTGCAACGATGGCGGAGCTGTTTTCGAAATAAAATTGAAGTTAGCCACCTGA
- a CDS encoding iron-containing alcohol dehydrogenase yields the protein MAEWPMDRPELRTIITTYSVPESKLLLNSFIMPKTFYGLAGLQMFAGAMVQFGRRRAFIVTDKGVRALALTVQKMLKGVGIEVEIFDEAKPEVPLSSIKPAAEKMEALQPDLIVAVGGGSVMDMAKASWILYEAPQTDLTNVDAMQPIGLRRKAFLACIPTTAGTGSEATNVAVITDDTVEPHRKEGVVHPELYPDFAVLDPRFVLKMPPNLTLGTGLDALSHAVDCYLCRSSNEISDALAVRATKLVFKYLPLALKYPDNPQIRLKTQIAAMIAGSAFSNGGIGTTHAVAHNIGALFEVHHGMACGVTIPYVIKFYAEVDDKYLSFAEELGVRGGSNEETLKKLIDIFMDFYRKIGAPTTMRDLGIKEDDFKEKLDTFAQYVVKDPTGPFAPRQLTVEEAKELLMDMYYGRL from the coding sequence ATGGCTGAATGGCCGATGGACAGACCTGAGTTGAGAACCATCATAACGACCTACAGCGTTCCAGAGTCGAAGCTTCTGCTGAACTCATTCATCATGCCGAAGACCTTCTACGGGTTGGCCGGTTTGCAGATGTTTGCTGGAGCCATGGTGCAGTTCGGAAGAAGGAGGGCTTTCATAGTCACCGATAAGGGAGTGAGAGCCCTTGCTCTGACAGTGCAAAAAATGCTTAAGGGTGTCGGCATTGAAGTCGAGATTTTCGACGAAGCGAAGCCTGAGGTGCCGTTGAGCTCGATAAAGCCCGCTGCAGAAAAAATGGAAGCCCTCCAGCCCGACTTGATTGTGGCAGTTGGTGGTGGAAGCGTTATGGACATGGCGAAGGCCTCGTGGATTCTCTACGAGGCTCCGCAGACAGACCTGACAAACGTCGATGCGATGCAGCCGATCGGGCTGAGGAGAAAGGCGTTTCTGGCGTGCATCCCAACAACTGCCGGAACGGGAAGCGAGGCAACAAACGTTGCGGTCATTACAGATGACACTGTGGAGCCGCACAGGAAAGAGGGTGTTGTGCATCCTGAGCTTTATCCTGACTTCGCCGTCCTCGACCCGCGATTTGTTTTGAAAATGCCTCCGAATCTCACACTTGGGACGGGGCTGGATGCCCTGTCGCATGCAGTTGACTGCTACCTCTGCAGGTCGAGCAACGAAATTTCCGACGCTCTGGCGGTGAGAGCGACAAAGCTCGTTTTCAAGTACCTCCCGTTAGCCCTGAAGTACCCCGACAACCCGCAGATCAGGCTCAAAACTCAGATTGCCGCCATGATTGCAGGTTCAGCCTTTTCGAACGGCGGAATAGGAACGACCCACGCAGTTGCGCACAACATAGGCGCGCTCTTCGAGGTTCACCACGGTATGGCGTGTGGGGTTACAATACCCTACGTCATCAAGTTCTACGCGGAGGTGGATGATAAGTACCTCAGCTTTGCCGAGGAGCTTGGCGTGAGAGGAGGCAGCAACGAAGAAACGCTGAAAAAGCTCATAGACATTTTCATGGACTTCTACAGGAAAATAGGGGCACCAACGACTATGAGAGACCTTGGCATAAAAGAGGATGACTTCAAGGAGAAGCTCGACACCTTCGCACAGTACGTTGTTAAAGACCCAACAGGGCCCTTCGCTCCGAGGCAGCTTACTGTTGAGGAGGCGAAGGAGTTGTTGATGGATATGTATTATGGGAGGTTGTGA
- a CDS encoding aldehyde ferredoxin oxidoreductase family protein, whose product MMGFHGKILEVNLSNSTVSEIEVTEEMIKKFVGGAGLGAAMLYSRLTADLDPLSPEAPLAFLTGMFTGQTPFSGRHVIVGKSPLTGLWGESTSGGFFAVSMKKAGIDGIILTGRAEKPTYLFVSDGKVEFRDAGDIWGKSTSKTIEIVQNETDKKARIACIGPAGENLVKYACIINDSHRAAGRTGMGAVMGSKNLKAIAVVGEVGLPDVADEAKLKEHYSALLESVAANPGKELWHTYGTLMYTTQGYELGDTPAKYFTEGVFPVFRISGEAMLENYEVKPEGCANCPVICGHRVRGVKMEYESVASLGSLCGIYDLDGVLDATQYCNEAGLDVISAGVSVAFAMYLTEKGLLKDGVRFGDAEGLLEMLKKIVGREGLGELLAEGTKVAAKKLGVSEEETAQVKGLEIPMHDPRAFSGMALTYATSSRGACHLHSDYFTVDIGAAPVPELGVIPTNRFDESEEKVRMHVIHQSAKEMWNSYILCMLGLIGVSDAANFHSAITGESVTPSDVAKIGERTYMLKRMINLKLGMKKEDEKLPEIVRRPLKKGGTGGYSPNVKRMLEIYYRLRGLDDNGHPTKEKLEDLGLTEFS is encoded by the coding sequence ATGATGGGATTTCATGGTAAAATTCTGGAAGTGAACCTTTCAAACTCGACCGTTAGCGAGATAGAGGTTACAGAGGAGATGATAAAGAAGTTCGTCGGTGGGGCGGGACTTGGTGCGGCGATGCTCTACAGCAGACTCACCGCAGACCTCGACCCGCTCTCGCCCGAAGCACCGCTGGCTTTCCTGACCGGAATGTTTACCGGCCAGACTCCATTTTCTGGAAGGCACGTCATTGTGGGCAAATCACCGCTGACTGGGCTGTGGGGCGAGTCAACATCTGGAGGTTTCTTCGCCGTGAGTATGAAAAAGGCGGGAATTGACGGAATAATACTGACGGGCAGGGCTGAAAAGCCCACCTACCTTTTCGTGTCCGATGGAAAGGTTGAGTTCAGGGACGCCGGGGATATCTGGGGCAAGAGCACGAGCAAAACAATTGAAATCGTCCAGAACGAAACAGACAAAAAGGCAAGGATTGCGTGCATAGGGCCGGCTGGGGAGAACCTCGTCAAGTATGCGTGCATCATCAACGATTCTCACAGGGCTGCAGGGAGAACGGGAATGGGAGCGGTCATGGGCAGCAAAAACCTGAAGGCGATTGCAGTTGTTGGCGAGGTTGGCCTACCGGATGTTGCTGACGAGGCTAAGCTCAAGGAGCACTACTCTGCACTGCTGGAAAGCGTTGCTGCAAATCCCGGCAAGGAGCTCTGGCACACTTACGGAACGCTGATGTACACAACACAGGGATACGAGCTTGGCGACACGCCAGCAAAGTACTTCACCGAGGGCGTATTCCCGGTATTCAGGATTTCCGGAGAGGCGATGCTTGAAAACTACGAGGTAAAGCCAGAGGGCTGTGCCAACTGCCCCGTCATCTGCGGTCACAGAGTTAGAGGGGTAAAGATGGAGTACGAGAGCGTTGCGTCTCTCGGATCACTCTGCGGAATCTACGATCTTGACGGAGTACTCGATGCTACGCAGTACTGCAACGAGGCAGGACTGGACGTCATCTCAGCCGGAGTCAGCGTTGCCTTTGCCATGTACCTGACTGAAAAGGGCCTGCTTAAAGACGGTGTGAGGTTCGGAGATGCTGAGGGGCTTCTTGAGATGCTGAAGAAAATCGTGGGTAGAGAGGGGCTTGGAGAGTTGCTGGCGGAGGGAACAAAGGTTGCGGCGAAAAAGCTCGGTGTGAGCGAGGAGGAGACCGCACAGGTGAAGGGTTTGGAGATTCCCATGCACGACCCGAGGGCCTTCAGCGGAATGGCGCTGACCTACGCCACCTCCTCCAGAGGAGCGTGCCACCTCCACTCCGATTACTTCACGGTGGACATCGGCGCCGCTCCTGTTCCGGAGCTTGGAGTTATCCCGACAAACAGATTCGACGAAAGCGAGGAGAAGGTTAGGATGCACGTAATTCACCAGAGCGCCAAGGAGATGTGGAACAGCTACATACTCTGCATGCTCGGCCTGATAGGGGTAAGCGATGCTGCAAACTTCCACTCCGCCATAACCGGGGAGAGCGTAACGCCCAGCGACGTGGCAAAAATCGGTGAGAGGACTTACATGCTGAAGAGAATGATAAATCTGAAGCTCGGAATGAAGAAAGAGGACGAGAAGCTGCCGGAAATAGTCAGGAGACCTCTGAAGAAAGGTGGGACGGGAGGATACTCGCCCAATGTCAAAAGGATGCTTGAAATATACTACAGACTCAGGGGACTTGACGATAATGGCCATCCCACGAAGGAGAAGCTTGAGGATCTCGGCCTAACCGAATTTTCCTAA
- a CDS encoding TrmB family transcriptional regulator sugar-binding domain-containing protein, translated as MLSSTKDTIIKLYETSLMRNQGEKGLDFIVVNGITDTINLIGDMIDRAEWEVKNMVGVEGVERIKYWHIIEYERAISRGVSVKLITSMDSASIPSEITEIAEVKYLKIPMNARFVISDDKEILIITTDEERDMVSIYSKNRGLVKTLNEIYEYIWASI; from the coding sequence ATGCTGTCATCGACCAAAGATACTATTATCAAGCTCTATGAAACCAGCCTGATGAGAAATCAGGGTGAGAAGGGGCTCGACTTCATTGTGGTAAACGGCATCACGGACACAATAAATCTGATTGGGGACATGATAGACAGGGCGGAGTGGGAGGTCAAGAACATGGTCGGAGTTGAGGGGGTTGAGAGAATTAAGTACTGGCATATCATCGAGTACGAAAGGGCGATTTCGAGAGGTGTTAGCGTGAAGCTGATAACATCCATGGACTCCGCAAGCATACCCTCTGAAATAACCGAGATTGCCGAGGTGAAGTACTTGAAGATACCGATGAACGCCCGCTTCGTCATTTCTGACGATAAAGAAATACTGATTATCACAACAGATGAGGAAAGAGACATGGTATCGATATACTCAAAAAACAGAGGTCTTGTGAAGACTCTCAACGAAATTTACGAGTACATCTGGGCATCAATCTGA
- a CDS encoding MFS transporter — MEYSGYRWVVLGLAWLLFGTLFLFWYDMGTLAPVLMETYGIDQTTYSLAFTLPWLIAGLLSFPAGMFADRVGVRTAATIGGVIAALGTFVRAYPGVETLLLSQAILGVGLGIVFVNLPKLINAWFPPHQVGLATGIYLTSMMIFLSTGMVIAPYFPSWEYANTLGGGVIFIATLIFAAFVKNAPPGVEIPKAPVIEGAKAALSNRAIWGAALGTFLAMSGMVPWQALFATAAYVELGIPIAVGGAIVSLITNPGWVGSFVFPALSAKTGKVRLYIIVLSILFSALMLAAWFSGDVNAMWVLVGLAGFVAAGVIPHWMAVPAYLPFVDSRMKPEYIGGATGVLNTFLCLGGFLSTPFIIAPIAASSGFTTAFTVAAIFFAAQGIFAVLIPEPPK, encoded by the coding sequence ATGGAGTATTCGGGTTACAGATGGGTGGTTTTGGGGTTGGCATGGCTTCTTTTCGGCACGCTGTTTCTCTTCTGGTACGACATGGGGACGCTGGCTCCAGTGCTGATGGAGACGTACGGCATCGACCAGACGACTTACTCACTGGCCTTCACACTGCCGTGGCTCATAGCAGGTTTGCTTTCATTCCCTGCAGGCATGTTTGCGGACAGAGTGGGGGTGAGAACCGCTGCGACGATCGGAGGGGTTATAGCCGCTCTGGGGACCTTTGTAAGAGCCTATCCTGGAGTGGAGACGCTGTTACTCTCTCAGGCAATACTGGGAGTTGGACTGGGAATTGTGTTCGTGAACCTTCCAAAGCTCATAAACGCCTGGTTCCCACCCCACCAGGTTGGACTGGCGACGGGAATCTATCTGACCTCGATGATGATATTCCTCTCGACGGGAATGGTAATTGCACCCTACTTCCCAAGCTGGGAGTACGCCAACACTCTTGGTGGGGGTGTAATATTCATTGCGACACTGATTTTCGCCGCCTTTGTGAAAAACGCACCGCCAGGAGTGGAGATTCCGAAGGCGCCGGTAATCGAAGGGGCGAAGGCGGCGCTCAGCAACAGGGCAATCTGGGGGGCTGCGCTGGGCACCTTCTTGGCGATGAGCGGAATGGTTCCGTGGCAGGCTCTGTTTGCCACAGCAGCCTACGTTGAGCTTGGGATACCCATTGCCGTAGGAGGAGCGATTGTCTCGCTCATCACAAATCCGGGATGGGTTGGTTCCTTCGTTTTCCCCGCCCTGAGTGCCAAAACCGGCAAAGTGAGGCTTTACATAATCGTGCTCTCAATACTCTTCTCTGCGCTGATGCTTGCAGCATGGTTCAGCGGGGACGTCAACGCCATGTGGGTTCTTGTCGGCCTTGCGGGATTTGTTGCGGCGGGAGTCATCCCGCACTGGATGGCGGTGCCCGCTTACCTCCCCTTCGTTGACAGCAGGATGAAGCCTGAGTACATAGGCGGGGCTACTGGTGTGTTGAACACCTTCCTCTGCCTCGGCGGCTTTCTCAGCACACCTTTCATAATCGCCCCAATCGCAGCAAGCTCTGGCTTCACCACCGCCTTCACCGTAGCCGCGATATTCTTCGCCGCTCAGGGCATATTTGCGGTCCTTATTCCGGAACCGCCCAAATAA
- a CDS encoding MoaD/ThiS family protein encodes MKVKVTLSAVQFRSLVDYESRSFHLDLGEGSTLGDAVRAVEEMLSAEIEPLLERGNVRIMMNNSLVDYQKEKNRVLNDGDALIFITPISGG; translated from the coding sequence ATGAAGGTTAAGGTCACGCTCTCGGCGGTTCAGTTCAGGAGCCTTGTCGATTACGAGAGCAGGAGCTTCCATCTTGACCTTGGAGAAGGCAGCACGCTCGGAGATGCTGTTAGGGCTGTTGAGGAGATGCTGAGTGCTGAAATAGAGCCCCTGCTGGAGAGGGGAAACGTCAGGATAATGATGAACAACAGTCTTGTGGATTATCAGAAGGAGAAGAACAGAGTTCTTAACGACGGTGATGCGCTAATCTTCATAACTCCTATTTCAGGTGGCTAA
- a CDS encoding Mth938-like domain-containing protein, producing the protein MEVEHYSFGRIRIGGRDYTSDVIVGPDFLKPNWWRKEGHRVFLEDIEEVFDLRPEVVVFGTGASGRVVVDDAVIEKLRNLGAEVIVERTDEAVKRYNKLLKAGRRVVLAAHLTC; encoded by the coding sequence ATGGAGGTTGAACACTACTCCTTTGGCCGTATCAGAATTGGTGGCAGGGATTACACTTCCGACGTCATTGTTGGGCCGGATTTTCTCAAGCCGAACTGGTGGAGAAAGGAGGGGCACAGAGTTTTTCTGGAAGACATTGAAGAGGTCTTTGACCTCAGGCCGGAGGTTGTAGTCTTCGGCACGGGAGCCAGCGGGAGGGTTGTGGTGGATGATGCGGTGATAGAGAAGCTGAGAAATCTGGGAGCGGAGGTTATAGTGGAGAGAACTGATGAAGCCGTAAAGCGCTACAACAAACTGCTCAAAGCCGGTAGGAGAGTTGTTCTCGCAGCTCATCTGACATGCTAA
- the pscS gene encoding O-phospho-L-seryl-tRNA:Cys-tRNA synthase translates to MFKRETKDFINIDPLQTGGKLTEEARQALLEWGDGYSVCDFCTTGRLDEIKTPPIHDFIHNQLPKFLGCDVARVTNGAREAKFAVMHSLAKKDAWVVMDENCHYSSYVAAERAGLNIALVPKTDYPDYAITPENFAQTIEETKKRGEVVLALITYPDGNYGNLPDVKKIAKVCSEYDVPLLVNGAYAIGRMPVSLKEIGADFIVGSGHKSMAASGPIGVMGMKEEWAEIVLRRSEKYKNKEVELLGCTARGATIITLMASFPHVRERIKRWDEEVEKARRFAAEMEKLGIKQLGDNPHNHDLMFFHAEVLYEISKKAKGGRFFLYRELKSRKIHGIKPGLTRYFKLSTYGLSDEEVDYVLNAFKEIIEKYS, encoded by the coding sequence ATGTTCAAAAGGGAGACAAAGGACTTCATAAACATCGACCCTTTGCAGACTGGCGGAAAGCTCACCGAGGAGGCGAGGCAGGCTCTGCTTGAGTGGGGGGATGGCTACAGCGTCTGCGACTTCTGCACCACAGGAAGGCTAGACGAGATAAAGACTCCCCCCATTCACGACTTCATCCACAATCAGCTTCCAAAATTCTTGGGCTGTGATGTGGCGAGAGTAACAAACGGGGCGAGGGAGGCGAAGTTTGCAGTGATGCACTCCCTCGCCAAAAAAGATGCCTGGGTTGTCATGGATGAGAACTGCCACTACTCCAGCTACGTTGCTGCTGAGAGGGCCGGGCTCAACATTGCGCTGGTTCCGAAAACTGACTACCCCGACTACGCCATTACCCCCGAAAACTTCGCCCAAACAATCGAGGAGACCAAGAAAAGGGGTGAGGTTGTCCTTGCCCTCATAACCTACCCCGATGGCAACTACGGCAACCTTCCCGATGTGAAGAAAATTGCAAAAGTTTGCTCCGAGTATGACGTTCCCTTACTCGTTAACGGAGCATATGCCATCGGAAGAATGCCAGTAAGCCTGAAGGAAATCGGTGCTGACTTCATAGTCGGCAGCGGGCACAAGAGCATGGCCGCAAGCGGACCCATAGGTGTGATGGGAATGAAGGAGGAGTGGGCTGAAATTGTGCTGAGAAGATCCGAGAAGTACAAAAACAAGGAGGTTGAGCTCCTCGGCTGCACCGCAAGGGGTGCGACAATCATAACGCTGATGGCATCCTTCCCGCATGTGAGGGAGAGGATTAAGAGGTGGGATGAGGAGGTAGAGAAGGCCAGGAGGTTCGCTGCTGAAATGGAAAAACTCGGAATAAAGCAGCTCGGCGATAATCCTCACAACCACGATTTGATGTTCTTCCATGCTGAGGTTCTCTACGAGATTTCCAAAAAAGCAAAGGGGGGAAGGTTCTTCCTTTACAGGGAGCTCAAGTCGAGAAAAATACACGGAATAAAGCCCGGCCTAACAAGGTACTTCAAGCTCTCCACATACGGGCTGAGCGATGAAGAGGTGGATTACGTGCTCAATGCTTTTAAAGAAATAATAGAAAAATACTCATGA
- a CDS encoding GYD domain-containing protein: MRYIVLSRLTDEGAETLKEKPERVKEVNQELEKMGVKVIEQYAVFGEYDFVNIIEADDPAVVMKAMVELASRGTIRTVTMPAIPVDEFLEKLKS; encoded by the coding sequence ATGAGGTACATTGTGCTTTCCAGACTGACAGACGAGGGCGCTGAAACCCTCAAGGAGAAGCCTGAGAGAGTGAAGGAGGTAAATCAGGAGCTTGAGAAAATGGGTGTGAAAGTTATAGAGCAGTACGCCGTCTTTGGCGAGTACGACTTCGTCAACATAATAGAGGCTGACGACCCAGCGGTTGTTATGAAGGCGATGGTCGAGCTGGCCAGCAGAGGGACAATAAGGACGGTAACAATGCCAGCCATACCCGTGGATGAATTTCTGGAAAAATTGAAGTCATGA